A single genomic interval of Oryza sativa Japonica Group chromosome 7, ASM3414082v1 harbors:
- the LOC107277112 gene encoding transcription factor MYB118, protein MATDRMPDSHFMASSNGGACYQNTHGTPITMGVPNLGCLVASIGIAPSSSLMPERGLATANYNLVANFPEDAAVVPQQQQLQAASSNSNSGLIKGGWTREEDEVLRQMVRHHGDRKWAEIAKSLPGRIGKQCRERWTNHLHPDIKKGIWTEEEDRKLIKAHQTYGNRWSAIARSLPGRSENTVKNRWNATKRSLNSKRRLRKKNNEQAVPRQPSLLEEYIRSCQHPLPNETYGQLPVQPHGISAQVGPSNVGTSGRTGGMDNNGVIQMASNQFVMPSEGGGIPDMARWIN, encoded by the exons ATGGCAACCGACAGGATGCCGGATAGTCACTTTATGGCCTCTAGCAATGGTGGGGCCTGCTACCAAAACACTCATGGTACTCCAATCACTATGGGGGTCCCCAACTTAGGTTGTCTTGTTGCTAGCATAGGCATTGCTCCGTCAAGCTCTCTTATGCCGGAGAGGGGTCTGGCAACCGCTAATTACAACTTGGTTGCtaactttccagaagatgctgcCGTGGTGCCTCAACAACAGCAGTTGCAAGCTGCATCTAGTAACAGCAACTCAGGGTTGATCAAAGGAGGGTGGACAAGAGAAGAGGATGA AGTTCTTAGACAGATGGTGCGACACCATGGAGATCGCAAGTGGGCAGAGATTGCAAAGAGCCTCCCCGGTCGGATAGGGAAGCAGTGCCGCGAGAGATGGACCAACCATCTGCACCCGGACATTAAG AAAGGCATCTGGACAGAGGAAGAGGACAGGAAGCTGATCAAAGCTCATCAAACTTATGGGAACCGTTGGTCAGCGATTGCCAGGTCGCTCCCCGGCCGGTCGGAGAACACCGTCAAGAACCGCTGGAACGCGACCAAGCGAAGCCTAAACTCAAAGCGCCGACTGAGGAAGAAAAACAATGAGCAAGCAGTGCCAAGGCAGCCTTCCCTCCTCGAAGAGTACATCCGTAGCTGCCAGCACCCACTGCCCAATGAGACA TATGGCCAGCTGCCGGTGCAACCCCACGGGATCAGCGCCCAGGTAGGCCCAAGCAACGTCGGCACCAGTGGCAGAACCGGCGGCATGGACAACAATGGCGTCATCCAGATGGCGTCTAACCAGTTCGTGATGCCATCTGAGGGTGGTGGCATTCCTGACATGGCCAGGTGGATCAACTGA
- the LOC107275639 gene encoding putative invertase inhibitor, whose amino-acid sequence MADHQTLSAVFFLLLVPHAACMAMAKPSSSTLLQDKCELYAAGDRPSYDYCIRTLRADRASATDDERGLAAIAARIARATAVATGAKIARLQRGETAPARRDGLAACAAEYAAAVRRLGRAARDVVSRSRGGAGAREMREAQTLLAEVTGAPERCDVAFEAAGGQGSPLDAVDRDRARRRGRVGLRHPAADEADVM is encoded by the coding sequence ATGGCCGATCACCAAACTCTCTCCgctgtcttcttcctcctgctcGTCCCGCACGCCGCGTGCATGGCCATGGCCAAGCCGTCCTCCTCCACGCTGCTGCAGGACAAGTGCGAGCTctacgccgccggcgaccggcccAGCTACGACTACTGCATCAGGACGCTGCGGGCGGACAGGGCGAGCGCCACCGATGACGAGCGCGGGCTCGCCGCCATCGCGGCCAGGATCGCCCGCGCGACCGCCGTGGCCACGGGCGCCAAGATCGCCAGGCTGCAGCGCGGCGAGACGGCGCCCGCGCGGCGGGACGGcctggccgcctgcgccgcggagtacgccgccgccgtgcgccggctCGGGCGCGCCGCGAGGGACGTCGTGTCGCGCTCGCGCGGCGGGGCCGGGGCGAGGGAGATGCGCGAGGCGCAGACGCTGCTGGCGGAGGTGACTGGCGCGCCGGAGCGCTGCGACGTCGCGTTCGAGGCCGCCGGCGGACAGGGGTCGCCGCTGGACGCCGTGGACCGAGATCGAGCTCGACGTCGTGGTCGGGTTGGCCTCCGACATCctgccgccgacgaggccgaCGTGATGTGA